The following are encoded together in the Bombus fervidus isolate BK054 chromosome 10, iyBomFerv1, whole genome shotgun sequence genome:
- the LOC139991471 gene encoding uncharacterized protein yields MCDRNRSRHGICKRKYYRSRGITGCNVRRRPGPLGQLLAFIVSSVATCTKKIVVTPSQYIVDNIIPTFFQKRELKNAQCGPPNWNSSLSTYVTTVKKDNTIIGKLIDIMRPAVVKLINDTTTLKRWLQAIALTATSPPIELTNATRNTETIDCWAYELFFHLKYLQVNRGRRTTDKVMAEAESKPNDVIHANLWHRLVQLRDNYIILYETLKNYDKIRDLDSEKQQE; encoded by the exons ATGTGCGATCGCAATCGATCGCGACATGGAatctgtaaaagaaaatactATCGATCGCGAGGTATAACTGGTTGTAACGTACGTCGAAGACCTGGACCGCTTGGACAACTTTTAGCATTTATAGTCAGCAGCGTGGCGACATGTACAAAGAAAATCGTCGTTACTCCGTCACAGTACATCGTGGACAACATAATTCCAACATTCTTTCAAAA gcGAGAGTTGAAAAACGCACAGTGTGGACCGCCGAATTGGAATAGCTCTCTTTCGACTTACGTAACTACGGTAAAAAAAGACAACACGATTATTGGGAAACTTATCGATATCATGAGACCTGCTGTAGTGAAACTCATTAACGACACTACGACC TTGAAACGCTGGCTACAAGCAATTGCTTTGACCGCTACATCGCCTCCGATCGAACTAACGAATGCAACTCGTAACACTGAAACCATCGACTGTTGGGCTTACGAGCTGTTCTTTCATCTCAAGTACCTTCAAGTGAATCGCGGACGACGGACCACCGACAAA GTAATGGCCGAGGCGGAGTCGAAACCTAACGATGTGATTCACGCTAACTTATGGCACCGATTAGTTCAGCTCCGCGATAATTACATTATTCTGTACGAGACTTTAAAGAACTACGATAAAATTCGTGATCTCGATTCGGAGAAACAGCAAGAATAA